One stretch of Hymenobacter chitinivorans DSM 11115 DNA includes these proteins:
- a CDS encoding cell division ATP-binding protein FtsE gives MPTSSAPVIELHDVYVMQDVNTILQKVSFTLDKGEFAYLVGRTGSGKSSLLKTLYADLPMGGGVGTVAGYGLQKLGSDKVPYLRRKLGIIFQDFQLLFDRTVAENLLFVLKATGWSGKAKIQQRISEVLMRVGLAGAASKMPHQLSGGEQQRVVIARALLNEPVLLLADEPTGNLDPDVADSIMRLFVEINNAGTAVLMATHNYQIIRQYPKRILKCENGQLLDSARATVTLPE, from the coding sequence ATGCCCACTTCCTCCGCGCCCGTTATTGAGCTCCACGATGTGTACGTGATGCAGGATGTCAACACCATTCTGCAAAAGGTCTCGTTCACGCTCGACAAGGGTGAGTTTGCTTACCTGGTGGGGCGCACGGGCTCGGGCAAAAGCTCCCTGCTCAAAACGCTCTACGCCGATCTGCCCATGGGCGGCGGCGTGGGCACCGTGGCCGGCTACGGCCTGCAGAAGCTGGGCTCCGACAAGGTGCCCTACCTGCGCCGCAAGCTGGGTATCATCTTCCAGGATTTTCAGCTGCTCTTCGACCGGACGGTAGCCGAAAACCTGCTGTTCGTGCTCAAGGCCACCGGCTGGAGTGGCAAGGCCAAGATTCAGCAGCGCATTTCCGAGGTGCTCATGCGCGTGGGCCTGGCCGGGGCCGCCAGCAAAATGCCCCACCAGCTCAGCGGCGGCGAGCAGCAGCGCGTGGTCATTGCCCGGGCCCTGCTCAACGAGCCGGTGCTGCTGCTGGCCGACGAGCCCACCGGCAACCTCGACCCCGACGTGGCCGACAGTATCATGCGCCTGTTCGTGGAAATCAACAACGCCGGCACGGCTGTGCTCATGGCCACGCACAACTACCAGATTATCCGCCAGTACCCGAAGCGGATTCTCAAGTGCGAGAATGGGCAGCTGCTCGACTCGGCCCGCGCCACGGTGACTTTGCCCGAATAA
- a CDS encoding glycosyltransferase family 2 protein, which produces MPESGLSVLIPVYNRNVTTLVSTLLEQLPDWGGPAEIVCLDDASSPDYQELNRLLTVWPAVRYQELPRNVGRSAIRNQLAAAARYPWLLLLDNDSLLPDDQFLARYAQARALAPVLVGGTTYDPLPPAEPELRLRWRYGRAREARPARQRQKEPYAQLTLNNLLIQAAVFRQFGLDENLTRYGHEDTKFGWLLRQAQVPVRHLDNPVLHDGLEPAAVFLEKSHQAVRNLALLYQHEQLGADTRLMRLALQVRRTKLCKFVQASVHLLLPALRRNLLSARPDLRRFDLLKLHWLLQELGQPVERKKARLH; this is translated from the coding sequence ATGCCAGAGTCCGGTCTTTCCGTGCTGATTCCGGTATATAACCGCAACGTAACGACGCTGGTCAGCACGCTGCTGGAGCAGTTGCCCGACTGGGGCGGCCCCGCCGAAATCGTGTGCCTGGACGATGCTTCTTCGCCCGACTACCAGGAGCTCAACCGCCTGCTGACCGTGTGGCCCGCCGTGCGCTACCAGGAGCTGCCCCGTAACGTGGGCCGCTCGGCCATTCGCAACCAGCTGGCCGCCGCCGCCCGCTACCCCTGGCTGCTGCTGCTCGACAACGACAGCCTCTTGCCCGACGACCAGTTTCTGGCCCGCTACGCCCAGGCCCGCGCCCTGGCGCCGGTGCTGGTGGGGGGCACTACCTACGACCCGCTGCCCCCGGCCGAGCCTGAGCTGCGCCTGCGCTGGCGCTACGGTCGCGCCCGGGAAGCCCGACCGGCCCGGCAGCGGCAAAAAGAGCCCTACGCCCAGCTTACGCTCAACAACCTGCTGATTCAGGCGGCCGTGTTCCGGCAGTTTGGCCTTGATGAAAACCTGACCCGCTACGGCCACGAAGACACCAAGTTTGGCTGGCTGCTGCGCCAGGCCCAGGTGCCGGTGCGCCACCTCGACAACCCCGTACTGCACGACGGGCTGGAGCCAGCCGCCGTGTTTTTGGAGAAAAGCCACCAAGCCGTGCGCAACCTGGCCTTGCTCTACCAGCACGAGCAGCTCGGCGCCGACACCCGCCTGATGCGCCTGGCCCTGCAAGTGCGCCGCACCAAGCTCTGCAAATTTGTGCAGGCCTCGGTGCACCTGCTGCTGCCCGCGCTGCGTCGCAACTTACTCTCGGCCCGCCCTGACCTGCGCCGCTTCGACTTGCTGAAGCTGCACTGGCTGCTGCAGGAGCTAGGCCAGCCAGTAGAGCGCAAAAAAGCCCGCCTGCACTAA
- a CDS encoding DegT/DnrJ/EryC1/StrS family aminotransferase → MPTPTAPIHLLDLAAQHAAIQPELDAALQQVLRQAAFIQGPAVGEFAQELGAYLGGAQVIPCGNGTDALQLALMSLRLPAGAEVIVPAFTYVATMEAVAILGLRPVCADVLPDTFNLDPAAVAAAITPRTGAIIAVHLFGQCADLTALTALARQHQLALIEDNAQAIGATWQLTEGKAAFAGTVGEVGTTSFFPSKNLGALGDGGALFTRDAARATYLRQLANHGQTRKYYHEHIGLNSRLDTLQAAVLQVKLRHLPVWTAARQRGAAHYDEALGAVPGVQLPVRDPRSTHVFHQYTVTVEAGQRDALQAFLREQGVPSVVYYPVPTHLQPAYQYLGYQAGQFPVAEALCRTVLSLPIHPSLMPEQQGYIAAAVRAFFAGRSS, encoded by the coding sequence TTGCCGACGCCTACTGCCCCCATTCACCTGCTGGACTTAGCCGCCCAGCACGCTGCCATTCAACCCGAGCTAGACGCCGCCCTGCAGCAGGTACTCCGCCAAGCGGCCTTCATCCAGGGCCCGGCCGTGGGCGAATTTGCCCAGGAGCTGGGCGCCTACCTGGGTGGGGCCCAGGTAATTCCCTGCGGCAACGGCACCGACGCTCTGCAGCTGGCCCTGATGAGTCTGCGGCTGCCGGCCGGGGCCGAGGTCATTGTGCCCGCCTTCACCTACGTGGCTACCATGGAAGCCGTGGCCATTCTGGGGCTGCGGCCCGTGTGCGCCGACGTGCTGCCCGACACTTTCAACCTGGATCCGGCAGCCGTGGCGGCGGCCATTACGCCCCGCACCGGCGCCATCATTGCCGTCCACCTGTTCGGGCAGTGCGCCGACCTGACGGCCCTCACCGCGCTGGCCCGGCAGCACCAGCTGGCCTTGATTGAAGACAACGCCCAGGCCATTGGCGCCACCTGGCAGCTCACCGAAGGAAAGGCTGCATTTGCCGGCACGGTGGGCGAAGTAGGCACCACGTCGTTTTTTCCGTCGAAAAACCTGGGCGCACTCGGCGACGGGGGGGCGTTGTTTACCCGCGACGCAGCCCGGGCCACGTATTTGCGGCAGCTGGCCAACCACGGCCAAACCCGCAAGTATTACCACGAGCATATCGGGCTCAATTCCCGCCTCGACACCCTGCAGGCCGCCGTGCTGCAAGTCAAGCTCCGCCATCTGCCCGTTTGGACGGCGGCCCGTCAGCGCGGCGCGGCGCATTATGATGAGGCCCTGGGCGCCGTGCCGGGCGTGCAGCTACCGGTGCGGGACCCGCGCAGCACCCACGTGTTTCACCAGTATACCGTTACGGTAGAAGCCGGACAGCGCGACGCCCTGCAGGCGTTTCTGCGGGAGCAGGGCGTGCCCAGCGTGGTGTATTATCCGGTGCCCACGCACTTGCAGCCGGCGTATCAGTACCTGGGCTACCAGGCCGGGCAGTTTCCGGTGGCTGAAGCGCTGTGCCGCACGGTGCTGTCCTTGCCTATTCACCCCTCGCTCATGCCGGAGCAACAGGGTTACATTGCAGCGGCCGTACGAGCGTTTTTTGCCGGCCGTTCCTCCTGA
- a CDS encoding Gfo/Idh/MocA family protein, producing MSTTAAAPVRFVICGVGHIGRRHASFVQAHSAAELVALIDARPELQERLSTEFPGVPFFTSLTDYLAQGPLADVLTVATPNHLHAPQAIAGLRRGLHVVIEKPIALRKADAEDIVHTALQTGRLVFGVMQNRYSPPASWLKQIYEQGRLGQIYLVQINCFWNRDARYYQAGGWKGTLAQDGGTLFTQFSHFVDLLYWVFGDITNISARFRDFNHQQVTEFEDSGLVTFDLVRGGSGTLQYSTAVWDRNLESSLTVVAEHGSLRIGGQYMDKVEYCHLRDYQLPALPPTNPANDYGPYQGSAANHVQVIENVVDTVQKRGFATTNALEGLKVVEIIERIYSLK from the coding sequence GTGAGTACTACTGCTGCTGCCCCCGTTCGTTTTGTTATCTGTGGAGTGGGTCATATTGGCCGCCGCCACGCTTCCTTCGTGCAAGCCCACTCTGCGGCCGAACTGGTGGCCCTGATTGACGCGCGGCCCGAGCTGCAGGAGCGGCTGAGCACCGAGTTTCCCGGCGTGCCCTTCTTTACCTCCCTCACCGACTACCTTGCCCAGGGCCCGCTGGCCGACGTGCTGACCGTGGCCACGCCCAACCACCTGCACGCGCCCCAGGCCATTGCCGGCCTGCGCCGCGGCCTGCACGTGGTGATTGAAAAGCCCATTGCCCTGCGCAAAGCCGACGCCGAAGACATTGTGCACACGGCCCTGCAAACCGGCCGGCTGGTATTTGGGGTCATGCAAAACCGGTACTCGCCACCCGCCTCCTGGCTCAAGCAAATCTACGAGCAGGGCCGGCTGGGGCAGATTTACCTGGTCCAGATCAACTGCTTCTGGAACCGCGACGCGCGCTACTACCAGGCCGGTGGCTGGAAGGGCACCCTGGCCCAGGATGGCGGCACGCTCTTCACCCAGTTCAGCCACTTCGTCGACTTGCTCTACTGGGTTTTCGGCGACATCACCAACATTTCGGCCCGCTTCCGCGACTTCAACCACCAGCAGGTCACCGAGTTTGAGGACAGTGGCCTGGTTACCTTCGATTTGGTGCGGGGTGGCAGCGGCACGTTGCAGTACAGCACCGCCGTGTGGGACCGGAACCTGGAAAGCTCCCTGACCGTGGTGGCCGAGCACGGCAGCCTGCGCATTGGGGGGCAGTACATGGACAAGGTGGAGTACTGCCACCTGCGCGACTACCAGCTGCCCGCGCTGCCGCCCACCAACCCCGCCAACGACTATGGTCCCTACCAGGGCAGCGCCGCCAACCACGTGCAGGTGATTGAAAACGTGGTGGATACCGTGCAAAAGCGGGGCTTTGCCACCACCAACGCCTTGGAAGGCCTGAAAGTGGTAGAAATTATCGAGCGTATTTACAGCCTGAAGTAG
- a CDS encoding alpha/beta hydrolase, whose amino-acid sequence MSNKFAGLLWSWLLLLAFSIGAHAQDQPPTPAAVPAPAAQPAPSPAAAAAAPKIVLDGQWKGELPVPGGSLPVVITVTDLAGGGYFAVLDVPAQRISHAILNVEQRADTLLFSSDELGCRFTSLRSADGKQLVGLWKLQTYQTPLTLVFSAKSGPSKNFKFPPPYRVEEVSFTNPQDNIRLSGTLSVPPGEGPFPGVVLLSDMGPQDRDATQGEFKMFGALADFMARHGVAVLRLDDRGVGQSQGDYTTATTADLVRDAQLSLNYLRTRPLIDFGKLGLIGHGEGGNVALLAAAQPLPPAFVVTLAASGVAGKDVLSQQAAGFLKAGEADTAQAALVKKQLLDQWLLDQKIKQLRAKGANSAQIQTLEIQHNMRKREESKKLQEAIAKNQRAVLDVIQQTTDNTQAQPIVANMLAQSNPGLDAPQIQTLTNVLISRWYRSYLNFDPQLELGKVKSPVLLLHGTDDLQVNVNNLSLLEKGLKSKGNKLVEARRLPGINHQFQPPATEWPLMGGEPKPVLSPLVQQTILDWINLKVAK is encoded by the coding sequence ATGAGTAACAAATTTGCCGGCTTGCTGTGGAGCTGGCTCCTTCTGCTCGCTTTCTCGATCGGAGCCCACGCCCAGGATCAACCCCCAACCCCGGCCGCGGTGCCGGCTCCGGCCGCTCAACCCGCTCCCTCCCCGGCAGCCGCGGCGGCGGCCCCCAAAATTGTACTGGATGGGCAGTGGAAAGGCGAGCTGCCGGTTCCCGGGGGCAGCTTACCCGTCGTTATTACGGTTACGGATCTGGCGGGCGGCGGCTATTTTGCCGTGCTCGACGTGCCGGCCCAGCGCATCAGTCACGCTATTCTGAACGTGGAGCAGCGCGCCGACACGCTGCTCTTCAGCTCCGATGAGCTGGGGTGCCGCTTCACCAGCCTGCGTTCGGCCGATGGCAAGCAGCTGGTCGGCCTCTGGAAGCTCCAAACGTATCAGACTCCGCTTACCTTGGTGTTTTCGGCCAAATCGGGCCCGTCGAAAAACTTCAAGTTTCCGCCGCCTTACCGGGTCGAAGAAGTATCCTTTACCAACCCGCAGGACAATATTCGGCTGAGTGGCACGCTGAGCGTACCGCCCGGGGAAGGTCCTTTTCCGGGTGTGGTGCTCCTCAGCGACATGGGCCCCCAGGACCGCGACGCAACGCAGGGTGAATTCAAAATGTTTGGCGCCCTGGCCGACTTCATGGCCCGCCACGGAGTTGCCGTTCTGCGCCTCGACGACCGGGGCGTGGGCCAGTCGCAGGGCGACTACACGACGGCAACTACCGCCGACCTGGTACGGGATGCGCAGCTGAGCCTGAATTATCTGCGGACCCGACCCCTGATTGACTTCGGGAAGCTGGGCCTGATCGGGCACGGCGAAGGTGGCAACGTAGCGCTGCTGGCCGCGGCTCAGCCCTTGCCCCCAGCCTTCGTAGTAACGCTGGCCGCTTCGGGCGTGGCGGGAAAGGATGTACTCAGCCAACAGGCCGCGGGCTTTTTGAAGGCCGGCGAAGCGGATACGGCCCAGGCCGCGCTGGTAAAAAAGCAGTTGCTCGACCAGTGGCTGCTCGACCAGAAAATTAAGCAGCTGCGAGCCAAGGGAGCTAATTCGGCCCAAATCCAGACCCTGGAAATTCAGCACAACATGCGCAAGCGCGAAGAAAGCAAGAAGCTGCAGGAGGCTATTGCCAAGAATCAGCGGGCGGTGCTGGACGTTATTCAGCAAACCACGGACAACACCCAGGCCCAGCCGATTGTGGCTAACATGCTGGCACAGTCGAACCCCGGCCTGGATGCTCCCCAGATCCAGACGCTCACGAACGTGCTGATCAGCCGCTGGTACCGCTCCTACCTTAATTTCGATCCGCAGCTGGAGTTGGGCAAAGTGAAGAGCCCGGTGCTGCTGCTGCACGGCACGGATGACCTCCAGGTAAACGTCAACAACCTGTCGTTGTTGGAGAAAGGCCTCAAAAGCAAGGGCAATAAGCTCGTGGAAGCCCGTCGTTTGCCGGGTATCAACCACCAGTTTCAGCCCCCGGCAACGGAATGGCCGCTGATGGGCGGGGAGCCCAAGCCCGTACTTTCGCCCCTGGTGCAGCAAACCATTCTCGACTGGATCAACCTTAAAGTGGCCAAATAG
- a CDS encoding fasciclin domain-containing protein, with the protein MKYSLPSLTAVLFATALTFSGCSKNTEADPSIAGIAVANDDFSVLEDAAIRGGVVEVLSNKNPADPQGNYTVFAPNNAAFARLGLRQATDLQALQTSFLTSTLLYHVTGGTLAGSALQAGSSSASALGPVRRIVNRNGSRYVNGSRIVATDVKASNGTVHVIDKVLLATGADVVQSAVAVSTGKVFVKPDLQYLVYAVVYCGLAGALSEGSPQLTVFAPNDQAFKDLYKQFGITLTEPKDLEKLPNAKETLTKVLLGHVVLGSQGGQFTQFTSELPANATLPTLGGGSLFFGDFNGGLLPVQGEGNGTAQASMTIPDILCTNGVVHIIDRVLLPK; encoded by the coding sequence ATGAAATACTCTCTACCCTCCCTTACTGCCGTGCTTTTTGCCACGGCCCTCACTTTCTCCGGCTGCTCCAAGAACACCGAGGCCGACCCCTCCATTGCCGGCATTGCCGTAGCCAACGACGACTTCAGCGTGCTCGAGGACGCAGCCATTCGCGGGGGCGTGGTCGAGGTATTGTCCAATAAAAACCCGGCGGACCCCCAGGGCAATTACACCGTTTTTGCACCTAATAACGCCGCCTTTGCCCGCCTGGGTTTGCGGCAGGCCACCGATTTGCAGGCCCTGCAAACCAGCTTTCTGACCAGCACCCTGCTTTACCACGTCACGGGTGGCACCCTGGCGGGCAGCGCCCTGCAGGCTGGTTCGTCGTCGGCCTCGGCCCTAGGGCCGGTGCGCCGCATTGTGAACCGCAACGGCAGCCGCTACGTGAATGGCTCCCGCATTGTGGCCACCGACGTGAAGGCCTCCAACGGCACGGTCCACGTCATCGACAAAGTGCTGCTGGCCACCGGCGCCGACGTAGTGCAGTCGGCCGTGGCCGTCAGTACGGGTAAGGTATTCGTCAAGCCCGACCTGCAGTACCTGGTCTACGCCGTGGTGTACTGCGGCTTGGCCGGGGCCCTGTCGGAAGGCAGCCCCCAGCTTACGGTGTTTGCCCCCAACGACCAGGCTTTCAAGGACCTCTACAAGCAGTTTGGCATTACGCTTACCGAGCCCAAGGACCTGGAAAAGCTACCCAACGCCAAGGAAACCCTGACCAAAGTGCTGCTGGGCCACGTGGTGCTCGGCTCCCAGGGCGGGCAATTCACCCAGTTTACCAGTGAACTACCCGCCAATGCCACGTTGCCTACGCTGGGCGGCGGCAGCCTATTTTTCGGCGACTTTAACGGCGGCCTGCTGCCTGTGCAGGGCGAGGGCAACGGCACCGCACAGGCTAGCATGACCATTCCCGATATCCTCTGCACCAACGGCGTGGTTCACATCATCGACCGAGTTCTGCTGCCGAAGTGA
- a CDS encoding EcsC family protein — protein MSTYEEQAKEELRQWQQRMQRAPSYLNRFARQIQIRLNNLLPEKVHQAITAAIKQMVRGVLLGSRYTSRRPVAEGTLQAREDAVRRHLQYYRTTAAAEGAVTGAGGILLGLADFPLLLGLKLKFLFEVAALYGFDAHDYTERLYLLHVFQLAFSSQHSRNEVYRRVADWAAYRQTLPTDPQAFDWRTFQQEYRDYIDLAKLAQLVPVIGAAVGAVANYKLMQQLSTTAMNCYRLRLGLAAA, from the coding sequence ATGAGCACCTACGAAGAGCAGGCCAAGGAAGAACTACGGCAGTGGCAGCAGCGGATGCAGCGGGCCCCGTCGTACCTGAACCGCTTTGCCCGCCAAATCCAGATCCGGCTCAACAACCTGCTGCCCGAAAAGGTCCATCAGGCCATTACGGCGGCTATTAAGCAGATGGTGCGGGGCGTGCTGCTGGGCTCGCGCTACACGAGCCGCCGGCCAGTAGCCGAGGGCACGCTGCAGGCGCGCGAAGACGCCGTGCGCCGCCACCTGCAGTACTACCGCACCACGGCCGCCGCCGAAGGGGCCGTAACCGGGGCCGGCGGCATCCTGCTGGGCCTGGCCGACTTCCCCTTGCTGCTGGGCCTCAAGCTCAAGTTCTTGTTTGAAGTGGCGGCCCTTTACGGCTTCGATGCCCACGACTACACCGAGCGGCTGTACCTGCTGCACGTGTTTCAGCTGGCCTTTTCCAGCCAGCATAGCCGCAACGAGGTGTACCGCCGGGTGGCCGACTGGGCCGCTTACCGCCAGACCCTGCCCACCGACCCGCAGGCCTTCGACTGGCGCACGTTTCAGCAGGAATACCGCGACTATATCGACCTGGCCAAGCTGGCCCAGCTCGTGCCCGTCATTGGGGCGGCGGTGGGGGCGGTGGCCAATTACAAGCTCATGCAGCAGCTCAGCACCACGGCCATGAACTGCTACCGGCTGCGCCTGGGTCTGGCCGCCGCGTAG
- a CDS encoding TIGR02117 family protein, with protein sequence MHPGVKTALKVTGYTLGSLVGIAGLYVASSFALSRIPVNAQDQDPAEDVDIYILSNGVHTDIVTPVRTRYIDWTELVPIDNTPARDASAQFVGFGWGDKGFYLDTPTWAELKPSTAFKAMFHLSSSAMHVTFHRTMRESESCVKIRISQEEYQRLIAYIKASFDYDAQGRPYYIQGHSYGQHDSFYEAQRTYSFLYTCNTWANNGLKASGQKACFWTAFDSGIFYQYRRKGPNVVREAAKSVAWHSYAAARPRRSR encoded by the coding sequence ATGCACCCCGGAGTAAAAACCGCCCTGAAAGTAACCGGCTACACCCTTGGCTCCCTCGTGGGCATTGCCGGCCTCTACGTCGCCTCCTCGTTTGCCCTGTCGCGCATTCCGGTCAACGCCCAGGACCAGGACCCGGCCGAAGACGTGGACATCTACATCCTTTCCAACGGCGTGCACACCGACATCGTGACGCCGGTGCGCACCCGCTACATCGACTGGACCGAGCTGGTGCCCATCGACAACACGCCGGCCCGCGACGCGTCGGCGCAGTTCGTGGGCTTCGGCTGGGGCGACAAGGGCTTTTACCTCGACACGCCCACCTGGGCCGAGCTCAAGCCCAGCACCGCCTTCAAGGCCATGTTCCACCTGAGCTCCTCGGCCATGCACGTCACCTTCCACCGCACCATGCGGGAATCGGAGAGCTGCGTCAAAATCCGCATCAGCCAAGAAGAGTACCAGCGGCTCATTGCCTACATCAAGGCCAGCTTCGACTACGACGCCCAGGGCCGCCCCTACTACATTCAGGGCCACAGCTACGGCCAGCACGACTCCTTCTACGAGGCCCAGCGTACCTACAGCTTCCTCTACACCTGCAACACCTGGGCGAATAACGGCCTGAAGGCCAGCGGGCAGAAAGCCTGCTTCTGGACCGCCTTCGACTCGGGTATCTTCTACCAGTACCGCCGCAAAGGCCCCAACGTGGTGCGGGAAGCGGCCAAGTCGGTGGCCTGGCACAGCTACGCGGCGGCCAGACCCAGGCGCAGCCGGTAG
- a CDS encoding amino acid permease: MLKKSLELLRAEAAETGAGTLKRSLGGFSLVAIGIGVIIGAGLFSLTGIAAANNAGPAVTLSFLVAAVGCAFSALCYAEFASMVPVAGSAYTYSYATMGELFAWIIGWDLILEYSVGAATVAISWSQYLVKVLDKFNLHIPPQLVMSPFEKATLADGGVVSGVVNVPAMLIVLAITAIIIRGTSGSAWFNALVVTLKVAVVLVFIALGWQYIDPANYQPYIPQNTGVFGEFGWSGILRGAGVVFFVFIGFDIVATMAQETKNPQRNMPIGIIGSLLVCTVLFILFGHVLTGVANYKEFKDSAAPVAIAIEKTPYGWLSSAIIIAILIGYTSVILVDLMGQSRVFFSMSKDGLLPKVFAEVHPTFSTPHKSNLLLGVFISLFAGFVPISVVGEMTSIGTLLAFVMVCLGVLIMRKKEPNAPRGFRTPWVPVVPILGILTCVLMMVSLPLDTWLRLFVWLAIGLAIYYGYGKKHSKLRREQGAA; the protein is encoded by the coding sequence ATGCTTAAAAAATCACTGGAGCTGCTTCGCGCCGAAGCAGCCGAAACGGGGGCGGGTACGCTCAAGCGTAGTTTGGGCGGCTTTAGCCTCGTGGCCATCGGCATTGGCGTTATCATCGGGGCGGGTTTGTTCTCGCTCACTGGCATCGCGGCGGCCAACAACGCCGGTCCGGCCGTGACCTTGTCCTTCCTGGTGGCGGCCGTGGGCTGCGCCTTCTCGGCCTTGTGCTACGCCGAGTTTGCCTCCATGGTGCCCGTAGCCGGCTCGGCCTACACCTATTCCTACGCCACGATGGGGGAGCTCTTCGCCTGGATTATCGGCTGGGACCTGATTCTGGAGTACTCCGTCGGGGCGGCCACGGTGGCCATCAGCTGGTCGCAGTACCTGGTCAAGGTGCTCGACAAGTTCAACCTCCACATTCCGCCCCAGCTGGTGATGTCGCCCTTCGAAAAGGCCACCCTGGCCGATGGGGGCGTGGTGTCGGGGGTGGTCAACGTGCCGGCCATGCTCATCGTGCTGGCCATTACGGCCATTATCATCCGGGGCACCTCGGGCTCGGCGTGGTTCAACGCTTTGGTGGTCACGCTGAAGGTCGCCGTCGTGCTCGTGTTCATTGCCTTGGGCTGGCAATACATCGACCCTGCCAACTACCAGCCCTACATCCCCCAAAACACGGGCGTGTTCGGGGAGTTTGGCTGGAGCGGCATCCTGCGCGGGGCCGGGGTCGTGTTCTTCGTCTTCATCGGCTTCGATATCGTGGCCACGATGGCGCAGGAAACCAAGAATCCGCAGCGCAACATGCCCATCGGCATCATCGGGTCCTTGCTGGTGTGCACGGTGCTGTTCATTCTCTTCGGGCACGTGCTGACGGGCGTGGCCAACTACAAGGAGTTCAAGGACAGTGCCGCCCCGGTGGCCATTGCCATCGAGAAGACGCCCTACGGCTGGCTGTCCTCGGCCATCATCATTGCCATTCTCATTGGCTACACCTCGGTTATCCTCGTTGATTTGATGGGGCAGAGCCGGGTGTTCTTCTCCATGTCCAAGGACGGGCTGCTGCCGAAAGTGTTTGCCGAGGTGCACCCCACCTTCAGCACCCCGCACAAGTCCAACCTGCTGCTGGGCGTATTCATTAGCCTCTTTGCCGGCTTCGTGCCCATCTCCGTGGTAGGCGAGATGACCAGCATCGGCACCCTGCTGGCCTTCGTGATGGTGTGCCTGGGCGTGCTCATCATGCGCAAGAAGGAGCCCAACGCCCCGCGCGGCTTCCGCACGCCCTGGGTGCCGGTGGTGCCCATCCTAGGCATCCTAACCTGCGTGCTGATGATGGTTTCCCTGCCCCTGGATACCTGGCTGCGCCTCTTCGTGTGGCTGGCCATCGGACTAGCCATCTACTACGGCTACGGCAAGAAGCACAGCAAGCTGCGCCGGGAGCAAGGCGCGGCGTAA